The DNA segment GCAGATCGCCCCGGCCGACCAGCCGCTGACCTGGGTCTTCCAGACCCGGGAAGCCGGCGGCAAGGTCGAGACCCGCACCATGGCCGGTGCCCTGCCCGAGCCCCATGTGGTGACCGAAAACGGCGCCCAGTACCTGCTGCACATCGGGCGCGGCCAGAACCACGGCCTGTTCCTGGACATGGCCGCCGGCCGCGACTGGGTGCGCCAGCAGGTGCAGGCCCACCCCCGGCCCGCACGCATGAAGGTGCTCAACCTGTTCGCCTACACCTGCGCGTTCTCGGTGGTGGCCAAGCTGGCCGGCGCCGGCCAGGTGCTGAACATGGACATGAGCAAGGGCGCGCTGGCCACGGGCCAGCACAACCACCAGCTCAACGGCGTCAAGGCCGGTGCCAGCTTTGCCGCGCACGACATCTTCAGCAGCTGGGGCAAGATCAACCGCAGCGGGCCGTACGACCTGATCATCGTGGACCCGCCCAGCTACCAGAAGGGCAGCTTCATCGCGACCAAGGACTACGCCCGCCTGATGCGCCGCCTGCCCGACCTGCTGGCCCCGGACGGCCAGGTGCTGCTGTGCCTGAACGCGCCCGAGCTGGGCACCGCCTTTCTGCGCGAGCAGATGAGCGAGATCGCCCCGGAGCTGCACTTCACGCAGCGCATTCCCAATCCGCCGGTGTTTGCCGATGTGGACGAGGAACGCAGCCTGAAGGTGCTGGTCTACCGTGCGCCGGGCCTGCCGGGCGCGAGTTCGGAGGCCACGGTGGCACCGGCGGCCCCGGCCGCTGTGGTCGGTGCTGTGGGTGCCGCCGGCACTGCGGCCTGAATCCTGCAGACAGCCCCCTGCCCCGCCCCGCACGCCACCCCACTCCAAGTGCCATGACCGCTTCCGCCTCTCCAGACCTTTCCGATCTTTCCGCGCTCGACCCGGCCCTGGCCCGCACCCTGCAGCGCTTTGCCCGGCTGGACGCCGACACGCCCACCCCGCAGCTGGACTACGCCGGGCGCCGCCGGCTGCTGAGCACCCTGCAGGCCCAGCTGCTGCGCAGCCCGCTGCCGGGCATGGTCCGCACCGACCATTTCGTGCCTGCACCGGGCCGTGAAATCACCGTGCGCAGCTACCAGAAAGGCAGCGCCCCCAGCCCGCAGACCCTGGTCTGGCTGCACGGCGGCGGCTGGATGGTGGGCGATCTGAACACCCACGACGATCTGTGCGAACACCTGGCGCAGTTCACCGGCCACACCGTGCTCAGCGTGCACTACCGCCGCACGCCGGAAAACCCTTTCCCCGCACCGCTGGACGATGTGACGGCCGTGCTGCAGTGGCTGCACCGCATGCAGGGCGTGCTGCCCTTTGCCCGGGACAGCGTGCTGCTGGGCGGCGACAGCGCCGGCGCCCACCTGGCCCTGGCCTGCGCGCTGCGCCATGCGGCTGCACCACAGCCCGCAGACGCGGGCCAGCCAGCGCGGCCGGCCAGGCTGCACGGCCTGCTGCTGTTCTACCCGCCGATTGCGCCGGAGCAGGACCACCCCAGCATGCAGGCCTTCAGCGAAGGCTTTGGCCTGACCCGCAGCGCCATGGCCCGCTACTGGCAGGAACTGGGCGGCGCCGAAGGCGCGGATGCACGCTGCCGCCTGCCGGCCAGCTGCACCGACACCCTGCCCCGGCTGCCGCCCGCCGTGGTCTGCACCGCCAGCCACGACATCCTGCGCGATGAAGGCGAAGCCTTTGCCCGCCAGCTGCAGGCGGCCGGCGTGCCCACCCGGCTGCTGCGAGCGCCTGGCATGGTGCACGGCTTTGCCCGCATGCTGACCGCCAGCCCCCAGGCCCGCCAGCAGGTGGAGCAGGCCTGCCATGCGCTGGCCGCGCTGCTGCACGGCGCCACGGCCGGCAGCGCAGCTGCCTAGCGCAGCCTACACAGACCGGCCCAGGCTGACACCCAGCCACCCCACAAAAAACAACGCCCCTTTCACAGGGGCGTTGTCGTTGCAGGGCCTGCCCACCCATAACAGGCGGCGGGCCATCTGGGGCCTAGCGCTCCCAGCGCGCGGTGTGCGCCAGGGCGGCCGGTGCTCGCGGGGCCGGCACGGCGGCCTGCGCCAGCCCTCCTTCATCGCTGTGCAGCTGGAACACGGCCACCGCCTGCACCAGTTGCTGGGCCTGGTTGCGCAGGCTGTCGGCAGCGGCCGCGCTTTCTTCCACCAGGGCCGCGTTCTGCTGGGTGACCTGGTCCATCTGGGTGACGGCGTCACCCACCTGGGCCACACCGCTGGCCTGTTCCTGGCTGGCGGCGCTGATCTCGTTGACGATATCGGCCACGCGGTGGATGGCGGCCACCACCTCGTCCATGGTGGCGCCGGCGCGGTCCACCTGGTCGCTGCCTTGCTGCACGCGGTCCACACTGGCCGTGATCAGGGTCTTGATTTCCTTGGCGGCAGTGGCCGAACGCTGCGCCAGCGAACGCACCTCGCTGGCCACCACGGCAAAACCACGCCCCTGCTCGCCGGCACGGGCGGCTTCCACCGCGGCATTCAGCGCCAGGATATTGGTCTGGAAGGCGATGGAGTCGATCACGCCAATGATGTCGGCAATGCGCTGGCTGGCGCCCTGGATATCGCGCATGGTGGCCACCACCTGGCCCACCACCTCGCCGCCCTGCGCAGCCACGCGCGAGGCACTGGCGGCCAGTTCGCTGGCCTGGCGTGCATGGGCAGCGTTCTGCTGCACCGACGACGTCAGCTCCTCCATGGATGCCGCGGTTTCTTCCAGTGCACTGGCCTGCTGTTCGGTACGGGCCGACAGATCGTGGTTGCCGTGGGAAATCTGGGTGCTTGCCGATGCCACGCTGTGCGCGTTCTGGCGCACGCCCTGCACCACCTGGGACAGGGCGGTCTGCATGCCGTGCAAGGCATTGAGCAGCAGCGCAATCTCGTCCCGCCCGGCGCTGGGCTGCGCGGCGGTCAGGTTGCCAGCCGCCACCGCCCGCGCCACCTGCACGGCGGCCTCCAGCGGGCGCACCACCGCACGGCTGAACAGCAGGGCCGTGCCAATGCCCAGCACGCAGACCGTCAGCATCACCACCAGGCTGATCCAGATGGCGCGCGTGGCGTCCGTACCGGCCTGCGCGGCCACGGCGGCGGCACTGCGCTGGATCAGCGCACCGGCTTCATCCAGCAGCCGGGTCGGTTCCCGGTCGATGCCCTGCACCGCCTGGTCCCCCGCCACCGCATCCATGCCGGCGGCCTGGAAGGCCTGGTAGCCACTGCGGTAGGCCTGGCCCATGCGCTGGTGGGCCTGGGCAAAGCCTTCCACGCGGCTGCGGCTGTCGCCGGCCGGCAGGCCCGCCAGCAGTGCGCGGGCGGCCTCCTGCACCACGGCTTCCTGCTTCTCAAAGGCGTTCCAGTAGCGCGCGCGCTGCGCCTCGTCCTTGCCCCGCAGCAGCACGTTCTTCCACTCCTGGGTCTGAAGCTTGAAGCTGTCGAGCATGTGGTTGACGGCACGCTCCTGGTCGGCATGCACGGCCACCGTGGTCTGGTAGGTGGTCAGGGCCTGGCGCAGCTGGGCAATGCCAAACAGCGCGGCCGCCAGCAGCACCAGCAGGGCGGCGGCAAACGCCAGGGGGAGCTTGGTGGCCAGCTTCATCGCGCGACCTCCAGACAATGCGCAGCGTGACTGCCGCCTGGGTTGCTGAACGTGTCCATCACTCACCTCTTCTCTTGGTACCGCGGTGCCGGCCACGCGCAGTCCCATCGAAAGGATGGGTTGCGCGGACCATGCTGTTTTTCGAATATGTGCTGGCCCGGGTGTGCGCCGGTGCGCTGCCCTGGCTTCACCGGCAGGCGCACATCAGTAGCCGCACACTCCCCGGCCGGCGGCAAGGCTAAGGCCTCGCGCAAACCCTTAGCTTTCGCCAGTCTTTCGCCTGCCTTTCGGCCCACTCCGACCGCCCTTTTTCGCCACCCCGTCTGCGCGTTAAGCCCGATGGCCGCCGCCGCAGGCACATGAAATGCTTGTGCCCTTGTCGACATTCACTGCACGAGGAGCACTGTTTCATGCGTCACATGTTTTCTGCCATGGCCACCGCCTGCCTGCTGGCCCTGGGCGGCAACGCTTTTGCCCAGGAGGCCGAAGCCTCCCCCACCTTCGACAAGATCAAGAGCTCCGGCAAAGTGGTGCTGGGCGTGCGCGAAAGCTCGGCCCCCATGGCCTATGCCCTTGGCTCCATGCAGAAGTACGTGGGCTACCACGTGGAGCTGTGCGAGAAGGTGCTGGACAAGATCGCCCCCAAGGCCCAGCGCGAATACATGGCGCTGACCGCGCAGAACACCCTGCCCCTGGTGCAGAACGGCACGGTGGACATCGGCTGCGGCCCCACCACCAACAACCTGGCGCGGCAAAAGCAGGTGGCGTTTGCCGTCACCACCTATGTCAGCGAGGTGCGCGCCGCCGTGCGCGCCGACTCCCCCGTCAAGTCCTTCAAGGAACTGGACAACCAGACCCTGGCCGCTTCCGCCGGCACCACGGCCGTGCAGCTGCTGCGCAAATACAGCCGCGACCACAGCACCAAGTTCGACGTGCAGCTGGGCAAGGACCATTTCGAGAGCTTTCTGATGCTGGAGTCCGGCCGCGCCCAGGCTTTTGTGCTGGACGCCAACCTGCTGGCCGGCGTGATCGCCAACTCCAAGAACCCCACGGGCTACAAGATCGTCGGCGAGGTGCTGGGGGCCGAGCCCATTGCGCTGCTGTTCCGCCACGGCGACGCCCCGTTCAAGAAGGCCGTAGACGGCGCCATCGGCGAGCTGATGCAAAGCGGCGAAATGGCCAAGCTCTATGACAAATGGTTCATGCAGCCCATCCCGCCCAAGAACGCGGCGCTGAACCTGCCGCTGAGCCCCATGCTCAAGGGCCTGTTCCAGCAGCCCAACGACAAGCCCCTGGAGGCCTACCAGGACAAGGACGGCAGCGGCGCCTGAGCTGCGCTGCGCTGCGCCCCCAGCGTGGTGCGCACCACGCTGTCTGGACACACTGCCTGCCCCGGCATAAAAAAAGGTCCGCCAATGGCGGACCCAAACTTTCCCCGGTACCCCTGCGAGCGGAGTTCAGTCCAGTGACAGGCCTTCACGCTGGATGGCGCCACCCCATTCCTGCACTTCCTTGTTGATGCGCTGGCTGAATTTGCCGGGCTCCAGCATCACCACCTCGCCCAGCGACGCCAGGGCGGCCGTGGCACGCGCATCCTGGGCCAGGCTCTTGGAGGCGTCGTACAGCTTCTGCACGATGGGCTGGGGCAGATTGGCCGGACCCAGCAGGCCCAGCCAGAAGATCACGTTGAAATTGTCATAGCCGGCCTCGGCCATGGTGGGCACATTGGGCAGCTGCTTCATGCGCTGCGGCGCCGTCACCGCCAGGGCCTTGAGCTTGCCTGCCTGGATCTGCGGCAGCGCCGCCCAGGTCTCGAACATGGTGTCCAGCTCGCCGCTCATCACCGCCATCTGCGCCTGGGCCGATCCCTTGTACGGCACATGGGTCATGCGCGTGCTGGTGCGATTGCCCCAGGAGGTGAAGCTCAGGTGGGCGATATTGCCCGGCCCGGCCGAGCCGTAGCTGATGCGGTCCGGATTGCGCTGGGCATAGCCGATCATGTCCTTGGGGTTCTGGATATTGTTCTTCTGCGTCCAGGCCGGATTGGCGATCAGGATGAAGGGCGCATCCACCGCCACCGTGATGGGCGTGAAATCCTTGGCCTTGTACGGGCTCTTCTTGTAGAGCTGGGGGTTGATGGTGATGCTGCTGGAATTGGTGAACAGCAGGGTGTAGCCGTCCGCCGTGGCGCGCGCCACCTCCCCCACCCCCAGCGAGCCGTTGGCGCCGGGCTTGTTTTCCACCACCACGGGCTGGCCCAGGGTCTTGCTCAGGTGGTCAGACATGATGCGGGCCACCGTGTCGGTGATGGAGCCGGCGGGAAAGCCCACCACCATGCGGATGGGCTTGGTGGGCCAGTCGCTCTGGGCCTGCGCGGCGGTCAGCGGCAGTCCCAGGGCCAGGACGGCGGCGGCGCCCAGCTGCAGGCTGCGGCGGCGGGTGGAAATGGTTGGCATGGCGTTGTCTCCTTCTCTATAGGTATGTGCTTGCCGCCCGGGCACGACAGATGCAACGGATGCAACCGGTGCGTCTGTCGTGTCCAGGCAGCCCTGGGGCCAGGGCCTTGGACCGCCCTGGCTCCCCGATGCGCTGCACCGCCCCGGCCGGTGCGGCCAGCGGGGTGCGGGGTGCAGCGTCCCGTTTCAACCGCAAACTGCGGGCTTGGCCGGGCGGGCCTGCCCCCTCGGGGCAGTGTTTGCAGCGGCCTTGCCCGGTGCCTTGGCCCGGGCTTCGGTGCCAATCACGCCGCTGGCCTCCAGGGCCTGCAGCTGCTCCGGTTTCAGCTGCAGCAGCCGCTGCAGCACGGCGTGCGTGTGCTCGCCCAGCGTGGGCGCCACGCGCGGCATGGGCATGGGCCGTCCGTCCTGGCGGAAGATGGTGGTGCTGGAGATGTAGCTGCCCACATAGGGCCGCTCCACCGTGCGCCAGAACGCTCGCTGCTGCAGGTGCGGGTCCTGCAGCAGCTGGCCCAGGGTGCGCACCGCGCCGGCGGGCACGGCGGCCTGCTGCAGCGCCTGCATGGCGTCGTCGTCGCTGCGGCCCAGGGTCCACTGCGTGATGCCCGCATCCAGCTCCGCCTGGCGGGCGCGCCGGCCTGGGGCATGGGCCAGGGCCGCATCGGCGGCCCAGTCGGCCCGCCCCAGCAGCCGGCACAGGGCCTGCCACTGCGCGTCGTCCGCCACGCTGAGCACCAGCCAGGCATCGTCCCCGGCGCAGCGGTAGCAGCCATGCGGCGCATGCACCGCGTGGCGGTTGCCCTGGCGCTCCGGCACGCTGCCGGTCAGCGACTGCTCGATCAGGAACGGCGCGGTCAGCGGCAACATGCCTTCGACCTGCGACATATTGATGTGCCGCCCCTGGCCCGTCGCCTGCTGCACCAGCAGGCCCAGCAGCAGCGCCGCCGAAGCGTTGAAGCCGCCCATGGGGTCGCCGTAGGCATAGGACGTCATGGCCGGCGGGCCGTCGGCATGGCCGGTGTACAGCGGCAGGCCGCTGGCCTGCTCCAGCGTGCCGCCGTAGGCGCGGGTATTGCTCCAGGCGTTGTCCAGGCCGAAGGCCGGCATGGACAGCATCACCACGCGCGGGTTCACCTGGCGCAGCGCCGCATAGTCCAGCCCCAGCTTGGGCAGCACCTCGGCCGAATAGTTCTCCACCACCGCATCGGCGCCGTGCACCAGCTCCTTGAGCAGGCGCTTGCCTTCGGCCTGGGTCAGGTCCAGGGTGATGCCGAACTTGCCCCGGTTCATCAGGTTGAAATTCGACTTCTTCTCATACAGCCGGTCGCGGTAGAACTCTTCGGTGTAATTGGTGCCGCGCCACCAGTCCGGGTAGCTGGCGCTTTCCACCTTGATGACTTCAGCCCCCAGGTCGGCCAGCATGCGCGAGGCAAACGGCCCGGCCCAGCCCATGGTCAGGTCCACCACGCGCAGCCCGGCCAGCGGCAGCTGGCCTGCCGCCGCCGCTGCCCGCTCCGGCACGGCACGCTGCAGGCCCGCCGCGCGGTAGTGGGCACTGTCCGCCCCCAGCAGCGGCGCCCGGCCGCCCAGCAGCGGCCCGGCCGCATCCAGGCGCTGCGGCAGCACCGGCCCCTCGAACTGCGCCGCCCCCAGCTGCACCGGCACAAAGGCCTTGCGCTCGCGGTGCACCGCCTGCTCCAGCAGCTGCGCCATGGTGGGCACGATCACCGCCGGGTGCTTGTTCGCCGTCAGCAGCGCAAACCATTCCTGCGTGCTGCGCGACGGGAACACGTCTTTGAGCAATGCGTCGATCAGGTCGGCATGCGCCATGCGGTCCGGCCCGCTGAAAAAGCGCGGGTCGCTTCCCAGCTCCGGCCGGCCGATGGCATCGCACAGGCCGGCCCACTGCGCCAGCGTGTTGGTGAAGATACCGATCCAGCCATCGCGGGTCTGCAGAATGCTGGCCGGGTGCGTGGTGCAGAAACGGTTCACCCCCAGGCGCGGCGCATGGGCCTTGTCCTGCACCAGGCCGGCTTCCATCTCCACCACGCTGAAGGCGGCTTCCTGCACGCTCAGCACATAGCGGCGGCTGCCCTGGGCACGGCCCATCCAGGCCGCCACGGCCACCGTGAATGCGCCCAGACCCGCCACGATGCCGGTGTGCACATCGTGGGGCATGTGGGGCGCGCCCTCCACCGGGCCGCTGCCGTGCACCGCACCGGCCAGCGCGCGGCAGGTGGCGTCGGTGGCCACAAAGTCCTTGTACGGGCCGCTGTCGCCAAACCAGGTGAAATCCACCCCCATGGGCGGCGGTGTGGCTGCACCGGCGGCCTGCCCCCAGGTCCACAGCGGCTGCTGCAGCGCAGCCAGGCCCTGCTCCAGCGCGCGGGCGTCCAGCACCAGATCGCAGCTGCGCGCCAGCGTGCCCATCCAGGCCCGGTCGGCCGGCTGCGCCGCATCGGCCGCCACGCTGCGCTTGTTCGTGTTCAGCCAGGCAAACAGCGCGCTTTCGGGCGCCACGCCGTACTGCGGCACCACCAGCGGCGGCATCTGGCGCCAGGCATCGCCCTGGGGCGGCTCCACCTTGATCACCTCGGCACCGAAATCGGCAAACAGCTTGCCGGCATAGGCCACGGCCGCGCCGCCGCCCACTTCGAGCACGCGCAGCCCTTTGAGGGCCAGCTGCGCCATGTCGGGTTCTTGCATCACGTTCTTGTCTCCTTGGGAAAGGTGGCTGCACCTTTCATCCCCGGGTGGACGGCTGCCCGCCCGGGGGCTTGCCTTACCAGGTGTCCACAAAGCGGCCGCGGGGCTTGGCCGCGTGCATGGCCGCGGCGTGGATGCCGGACACCAGCCACTTGCGCGTCTCGGCCGGGTCGATGACCGCGTCGATCTCCACATTGGCCGCCACGTTCATGGCGTGGCCGCGGGCGTACATCTGGGCCACCAGCTGGTCGTACAGCGCCTTGCGCTCGGGACCGTCGGGCACCGCCTGCAGCTCTTTCTTGAAGCCCAGCTGGATGGCGCCTTCCAGGCCCATGGGGCCGTATTCCCCGGTGGGCCAGGCCACGGTGAAGTGGCTGGCATGCCAGCCGCCGCCGGCCATGGCCATGGCGCCCAGGCCGTAGCATTTACGCAGGGTGACCGCCAGGATGGGCATGCGCAGCTTGGCCGCCGCCACGAACATGCGCGAGACATGGCGCACCTGGGCCTTGGCTTCGATGTCCGGGCCGACCATGAAGCCGGGCGAGTCGATCAGCGAGATGATGGGCAGGCCGTGGGCATCGCACAGCTGCATGAAGCGCGCGGCCTTGTCGCCGGCATCGGCGTCGATCGCGCCGCCCAGGTGGCGCGGGTTATTGGCCATGATGCCCACCGGCTTGCCTTCGATGCGCGCCAGCGCCGTGTGGATGCCCACGCCAAAGCCTTCGCGCAGCATCAGCACGCTGCCCACGTCCGCCACGCCGTGGATGGCGGCGCGCGTGTCGTAGGCACGCAGGCGGTTTTCCGGCACCACGCTGCGCAGCGCCAGCGGATTGGGTGCCGTCCATTCGCGCGCCCGGCCCTGGAAGAAGGACAGGTACTGCTTGGCCACGGCCACGCCTTCGGCCTCGTTGTCGACCAGCACGTCGATCACGCCGTTGGCGTACTGCACCGGCGCCGGCCCCACCTCCTCGGGCTTGAAGATGCCCAGACCGCCGCCTTCGATCATGGCCGGACCCGCCAGGCCGATGTTGGACGACTTGTCGGCAATGATCACGTCGCAGCAGCCCACGAAGGCGGCATTGCCCGCAAAGCAGCGGCCCGAGACAATGCCCACCACGGGCACCTCGCCGCTGAGCTGCGCGAACGCGGCAAAGGACGAAGTCTGGAAGCCCGAGATCGAGGGATAGTCCACATCGCCGGGGCGGCCACCGCCGCCTTCGCCGAACAGCACGAACGGCAGCTTGTCGCGCAGCGCCACTTCCACGATGCGGTCGGTCTTGACGTGGTTGCGCTTGCCCTGGGTGCCGGCCAGCACCGTGGCGTCATAGGCCATCACGGCGGCCCGCGCCCGCTCGGCATCGATCAGCGCGCCGTTGATGTTGCCCACGCCTGTGATCAGGCCGTCGGCCGGGGTGTTGGCCACCAGGTCTTCCACGCTGCGGCGCTTGGTCTGGGCGGCAATCGCCAGCCCGCCGTACTCCACAAAGCTGCCGTCATCGTCCAGCAGATCGGCCACGTTCTCGCGGGCCGTGCGCTGGCCGCGCGAGCGGCGCCGGGCCACGGCCTCGGGGCGGTTGGCGTCCCACAGAAAAGCCTGGCGGTCGATCAGGCGCTGCAGGTCCGGGCGCACGGCCAGCGGGTCCTGCGCCTGCACCTGGGCGGTGGCGTCCTCGGCCACGCCCCCCTGGGGCTGCAGCACGGCCAGAATGCGGCCCTGAGGCACAATCTCGCCCACGGTGCCGCGCACCTCCAGCACCTGGCCGGCCTGCTCGGCGGCCACCACGTGCTGCATCTTCATGGACTCGATCACCGCCACCGTCTGGCCTGCCTGCACCGTGCTGCCGGCCTCCACCAGCAGCTCGATCAGCACGCCGTGGGTGATGGCGCGCACGGCCGACCAGCTGTCATTCTCCAGCGCCTCGTCTTCCACGGCTGCGGCCGGGGCGGACGTGCTGACCGCAGTCGGGCGCGGACGGGTCTTGGCACGGTCTTCGGCCTCGATGGCCTGCATGCGGGCCAGCAGGCTGTCCAGGTGTTCGGCCCAGTAGCGGGTGTGGATGTTCTGGCGTGCAAAGTCCTCGCTGCCCACCACGGCCCGCAGCAGCGGCAGATTGGTCTGCACGCCGTCGATGTGGAATTCGGCCAGCGCCCGCTCCAGGCGGCGGGCGGCATCGGCAAAACTGGCGCTGTGGCTGGTGACGATCAGCTTGGCCAGCAAGGTGTCGTAATGCGGCGAAGGCGTGTAGCCGCCGTAGCCGTGGGTGTCCACGCGCACGCCCAGGCCGCTGGGGGCGTCGAACTGCTGCAGGCAGCCCTGGGAGGGGTGGGACATACCTTTGGCGTCGGTGCTCTCGCCGTTG comes from the Comamonas terrigena NBRC 13299 genome and includes:
- a CDS encoding acetyl-CoA carboxylase family protein, which gives rise to MKKVLIANRGEIAVRVIRAVADLGLHSVAVYAKDDANSSHVHLADEAVALQASGPAAYLDVQAIIGAAQATGADAIHPGYGFLSERADFAQACADAGVAFVGPAPQQLAQFGDKAQAIALAVACGVPIMPSTRGDATLEEITTFFDAQGGNGIVIKAVGGGGGRGMRVVTERAELAEAYTRCKAEARSAFGMEAVYGERLVVRARHIEVQIVGDGEQAIALGERDCTLQRRFQKLVEIAPSPVLLPALREQVTQAALTMARRVGYRSLGTFEFLVEEDPQGHQVAAVFIEANPRLQVEHTVTEQVTGVDLVATQLGIAQGRSLQELGLDPQRPPVVQGFAIQARINGESTDAKGMSHPSQGCLQQFDAPSGLGVRVDTHGYGGYTPSPHYDTLLAKLIVTSHSASFADAARRLERALAEFHIDGVQTNLPLLRAVVGSEDFARQNIHTRYWAEHLDSLLARMQAIEAEDRAKTRPRPTAVSTSAPAAAVEDEALENDSWSAVRAITHGVLIELLVEAGSTVQAGQTVAVIESMKMQHVVAAEQAGQVLEVRGTVGEIVPQGRILAVLQPQGGVAEDATAQVQAQDPLAVRPDLQRLIDRQAFLWDANRPEAVARRRSRGQRTARENVADLLDDDGSFVEYGGLAIAAQTKRRSVEDLVANTPADGLITGVGNINGALIDAERARAAVMAYDATVLAGTQGKRNHVKTDRIVEVALRDKLPFVLFGEGGGGRPGDVDYPSISGFQTSSFAAFAQLSGEVPVVGIVSGRCFAGNAAFVGCCDVIIADKSSNIGLAGPAMIEGGGLGIFKPEEVGPAPVQYANGVIDVLVDNEAEGVAVAKQYLSFFQGRAREWTAPNPLALRSVVPENRLRAYDTRAAIHGVADVGSVLMLREGFGVGIHTALARIEGKPVGIMANNPRHLGGAIDADAGDKAARFMQLCDAHGLPIISLIDSPGFMVGPDIEAKAQVRHVSRMFVAAAKLRMPILAVTLRKCYGLGAMAMAGGGWHASHFTVAWPTGEYGPMGLEGAIQLGFKKELQAVPDGPERKALYDQLVAQMYARGHAMNVAANVEIDAVIDPAETRKWLVSGIHAAAMHAAKPRGRFVDTW
- a CDS encoding methyl-accepting chemotaxis protein encodes the protein MKLATKLPLAFAAALLVLLAAALFGIAQLRQALTTYQTTVAVHADQERAVNHMLDSFKLQTQEWKNVLLRGKDEAQRARYWNAFEKQEAVVQEAARALLAGLPAGDSRSRVEGFAQAHQRMGQAYRSGYQAFQAAGMDAVAGDQAVQGIDREPTRLLDEAGALIQRSAAAVAAQAGTDATRAIWISLVVMLTVCVLGIGTALLFSRAVVRPLEAAVQVARAVAAGNLTAAQPSAGRDEIALLLNALHGMQTALSQVVQGVRQNAHSVASASTQISHGNHDLSARTEQQASALEETAASMEELTSSVQQNAAHARQASELAASASRVAAQGGEVVGQVVATMRDIQGASQRIADIIGVIDSIAFQTNILALNAAVEAARAGEQGRGFAVVASEVRSLAQRSATAAKEIKTLITASVDRVQQGSDQVDRAGATMDEVVAAIHRVADIVNEISAASQEQASGVAQVGDAVTQMDQVTQQNAALVEESAAAADSLRNQAQQLVQAVAVFQLHSDEGGLAQAAVPAPRAPAALAHTARWER
- a CDS encoding transporter substrate-binding domain-containing protein — translated: MRHMFSAMATACLLALGGNAFAQEAEASPTFDKIKSSGKVVLGVRESSAPMAYALGSMQKYVGYHVELCEKVLDKIAPKAQREYMALTAQNTLPLVQNGTVDIGCGPTTNNLARQKQVAFAVTTYVSEVRAAVRADSPVKSFKELDNQTLAASAGTTAVQLLRKYSRDHSTKFDVQLGKDHFESFLMLESGRAQAFVLDANLLAGVIANSKNPTGYKIVGEVLGAEPIALLFRHGDAPFKKAVDGAIGELMQSGEMAKLYDKWFMQPIPPKNAALNLPLSPMLKGLFQQPNDKPLEAYQDKDGSGA
- a CDS encoding Bug family tripartite tricarboxylate transporter substrate binding protein; this translates as MPTISTRRRSLQLGAAAVLALGLPLTAAQAQSDWPTKPIRMVVGFPAGSITDTVARIMSDHLSKTLGQPVVVENKPGANGSLGVGEVARATADGYTLLFTNSSSITINPQLYKKSPYKAKDFTPITVAVDAPFILIANPAWTQKNNIQNPKDMIGYAQRNPDRISYGSAGPGNIAHLSFTSWGNRTSTRMTHVPYKGSAQAQMAVMSGELDTMFETWAALPQIQAGKLKALAVTAPQRMKQLPNVPTMAEAGYDNFNVIFWLGLLGPANLPQPIVQKLYDASKSLAQDARATAALASLGEVVMLEPGKFSQRINKEVQEWGGAIQREGLSLD
- a CDS encoding alpha/beta hydrolase, with protein sequence MTASASPDLSDLSALDPALARTLQRFARLDADTPTPQLDYAGRRRLLSTLQAQLLRSPLPGMVRTDHFVPAPGREITVRSYQKGSAPSPQTLVWLHGGGWMVGDLNTHDDLCEHLAQFTGHTVLSVHYRRTPENPFPAPLDDVTAVLQWLHRMQGVLPFARDSVLLGGDSAGAHLALACALRHAAAPQPADAGQPARPARLHGLLLFYPPIAPEQDHPSMQAFSEGFGLTRSAMARYWQELGGAEGADARCRLPASCTDTLPRLPPAVVCTASHDILRDEGEAFARQLQAAGVPTRLLRAPGMVHGFARMLTASPQARQQVEQACHALAALLHGATAGSAAA
- a CDS encoding CaiB/BaiF CoA-transferase family protein, with protein sequence MQEPDMAQLALKGLRVLEVGGGAAVAYAGKLFADFGAEVIKVEPPQGDAWRQMPPLVVPQYGVAPESALFAWLNTNKRSVAADAAQPADRAWMGTLARSCDLVLDARALEQGLAALQQPLWTWGQAAGAATPPPMGVDFTWFGDSGPYKDFVATDATCRALAGAVHGSGPVEGAPHMPHDVHTGIVAGLGAFTVAVAAWMGRAQGSRRYVLSVQEAAFSVVEMEAGLVQDKAHAPRLGVNRFCTTHPASILQTRDGWIGIFTNTLAQWAGLCDAIGRPELGSDPRFFSGPDRMAHADLIDALLKDVFPSRSTQEWFALLTANKHPAVIVPTMAQLLEQAVHRERKAFVPVQLGAAQFEGPVLPQRLDAAGPLLGGRAPLLGADSAHYRAAGLQRAVPERAAAAAGQLPLAGLRVVDLTMGWAGPFASRMLADLGAEVIKVESASYPDWWRGTNYTEEFYRDRLYEKKSNFNLMNRGKFGITLDLTQAEGKRLLKELVHGADAVVENYSAEVLPKLGLDYAALRQVNPRVVMLSMPAFGLDNAWSNTRAYGGTLEQASGLPLYTGHADGPPAMTSYAYGDPMGGFNASAALLLGLLVQQATGQGRHINMSQVEGMLPLTAPFLIEQSLTGSVPERQGNRHAVHAPHGCYRCAGDDAWLVLSVADDAQWQALCRLLGRADWAADAALAHAPGRRARQAELDAGITQWTLGRSDDDAMQALQQAAVPAGAVRTLGQLLQDPHLQQRAFWRTVERPYVGSYISSTTIFRQDGRPMPMPRVAPTLGEHTHAVLQRLLQLKPEQLQALEASGVIGTEARAKAPGKAAANTAPRGQARPAKPAVCG
- a CDS encoding class I SAM-dependent methyltransferase, whose protein sequence is MQPLLDAIAQMAYPTDAQRLFHGRGGRYPGCEQLSLDAFPPALVLTSFAPLADEALAAVGAALAQRWQQIAPADQPLTWVFQTREAGGKVETRTMAGALPEPHVVTENGAQYLLHIGRGQNHGLFLDMAAGRDWVRQQVQAHPRPARMKVLNLFAYTCAFSVVAKLAGAGQVLNMDMSKGALATGQHNHQLNGVKAGASFAAHDIFSSWGKINRSGPYDLIIVDPPSYQKGSFIATKDYARLMRRLPDLLAPDGQVLLCLNAPELGTAFLREQMSEIAPELHFTQRIPNPPVFADVDEERSLKVLVYRAPGLPGASSEATVAPAAPAAVVGAVGAAGTAA